A part of Marinifilum sp. JC120 genomic DNA contains:
- a CDS encoding Fic family protein, producing the protein MTADYLKSESLTALLGEIDERKAQLDACRDFVSSKIVDALNIEYTYDSNRIEGNTLTLRETDLVINKGLTIGGKSMQEHLEAVNHYEAIQYVRELTAEPIFSEKVIKDIHGIILQGIDRENAGWYRSVPVAISGSRYLPPQPWQVPILMEQLVAWYAESEPVLHPVVLAAEVHERIATIHPFIDGNGRTARLVMNLILMQRGYLVVNIAGDTESRLAYYGALEKCNLEDEKGDFIELIAGYALKSLCGILERVR; encoded by the coding sequence ATGACTGCTGATTACCTAAAATCCGAATCCCTGACCGCGTTGCTTGGCGAAATTGATGAGCGCAAAGCGCAGCTTGATGCTTGCCGCGATTTCGTCAGTTCCAAGATAGTAGACGCCCTGAATATTGAATACACCTACGACAGCAACCGTATTGAGGGAAACACTCTTACTCTGCGCGAGACCGACCTTGTCATCAACAAGGGGCTGACCATCGGCGGCAAGTCCATGCAGGAGCATCTTGAAGCGGTCAATCATTACGAAGCCATTCAGTACGTACGTGAGTTGACCGCAGAACCCATTTTTTCAGAGAAGGTTATCAAGGACATTCACGGTATTATCCTGCAAGGCATAGATCGTGAAAATGCCGGGTGGTACCGCAGCGTTCCGGTGGCTATCTCCGGTAGTAGGTATCTCCCGCCGCAGCCGTGGCAGGTTCCGATATTAATGGAGCAGCTGGTTGCATGGTATGCTGAGAGCGAACCTGTTCTGCATCCCGTTGTACTTGCTGCGGAAGTGCATGAACGTATCGCCACAATTCATCCATTCATAGACGGCAACGGGCGAACTGCTCGGTTAGTAATGAACTTAATTTTGATGCAGCGCGGCTACTTGGTCGTAAATATCGCCGGGGATACCGAGAGTCGTCTGGCTTATTATGGAGCATTGGAGAAATGTAATCTTGAGGACGAGAAGGGCGATTTTATTGAATTGATTGCCGGATATGCTTTGAAGAGTTTGTGTGGGATTTTGGAGCGGGTGAGGTGA
- a CDS encoding tRNA (adenine-N1)-methyltransferase — MLEAGQLILLINPKGKRYLRMINPGEEIHTHDGMMLTDNILAGGFGKVVETHLGHKYQILKPTIYDIIQGLKRQTQIMYPKEISYLLLKLGIGPGTRVVESGSGSGGLTTALAYYVGDTGKVYTHEKRPEFYKLVRKNLEWAGLENRVEQFNLNIEDGFLASDCDALFLDVPNPWDYLHHIPKAVIPGAMCGFLLPTTNQVSDLLKAMEDMPFEEQEVCEIFVRNYKPVAERLRPEDRMVGHTGFLVFARNMAGCEMSVEPPKKKRQNRGKPAADKYHVDRKDMIHAKKDVPEATAEEAKPAESSDEEKAE, encoded by the coding sequence ATGCTTGAAGCTGGACAATTAATTTTGCTTATCAACCCCAAGGGCAAGCGCTACCTGCGCATGATCAATCCCGGGGAAGAAATACACACACATGACGGCATGATGTTGACCGACAACATCCTCGCCGGCGGGTTCGGAAAGGTTGTGGAAACCCACTTGGGCCACAAATACCAGATTCTGAAACCCACCATATACGATATCATTCAGGGTCTGAAACGCCAGACCCAGATCATGTATCCCAAAGAGATCAGCTACCTGCTGCTCAAGCTGGGTATCGGTCCCGGTACAAGAGTTGTAGAATCCGGTTCCGGTTCCGGCGGTCTGACCACCGCACTGGCCTACTACGTAGGTGATACCGGTAAGGTATACACCCACGAGAAACGCCCCGAATTTTACAAGCTGGTCCGCAAGAATCTCGAATGGGCCGGACTTGAAAACCGCGTTGAGCAGTTCAACCTGAACATCGAAGACGGTTTCCTCGCCAGCGATTGCGACGCCCTCTTCCTCGACGTACCCAACCCGTGGGATTACCTGCACCACATCCCCAAAGCAGTAATTCCCGGTGCAATGTGCGGTTTCCTGCTGCCGACCACCAATCAGGTCAGCGATCTTTTGAAGGCCATGGAAGACATGCCCTTCGAAGAACAGGAAGTCTGCGAAATTTTCGTACGTAACTACAAGCCCGTTGCAGAACGCTTACGCCCCGAAGACCGCATGGTCGGTCACACCGGGTTCCTCGTCTTCGCCCGCAACATGGCTGGTTGCGAAATGAGCGTAGAGCCGCCCAAGAAAAAGCGTCAGAATCGCGGCAAGCCCGCAGCTGATAAGTATCATGTAGATAGAAAGGACATGATTCACGCCAAGAAAGATGTTCCTGAAGCTACAGCTGAAGAAGCTAAGCCTGCTGAATCTTCTGATGAGGAAAAGGCTGAATAG